One Lucilia cuprina isolate Lc7/37 chromosome 4, ASM2204524v1, whole genome shotgun sequence DNA segment encodes these proteins:
- the LOC111681031 gene encoding uncharacterized protein LOC111681031: MWRDIFLYLTLIVLFFFIFLAQLIVNVYAFQRQPPVPKPNAERNDIIFV; this comes from the coding sequence ATGTGGcgcgatatttttttatatttaacactaatcgttttatttttctttattttcttggCACAATTAATTGTCAATGTGTATGCATTTCAACGTCAGCCCCCCGTACCCAAACCGAATGCCGAACGTAATGATAtaatctttgtttaa